The Gordonibacter urolithinfaciens genome contains a region encoding:
- a CDS encoding ferredoxin-like protein, with translation MSDSNLHQNTSEDQGVPSGAPATNGTAPAPENVAGEGDRKSKTFTRRSVLAMAGCGVAGLVVGGVLASWGVTSKSIASGRIEIRTTPTKMIVTDRARCSGCQRCEMACTLKNDGRVCQHIARVRVWPNYNFGTNVGSTDGAYGNCEFTVEHCKQCEDPACMNYCPVHAIYADEKSGARKVDADRCIGCGMCSQACPWNMPVVDSETGVSTKCISCGRCAEQCPNGAIKFIDWEDIAQKVIDQGVVRTTTLVQA, from the coding sequence ATGTCAGATTCCAATCTGCACCAGAACACCTCCGAGGACCAGGGCGTCCCGAGCGGCGCGCCTGCGACGAACGGAACCGCGCCCGCGCCCGAGAACGTGGCAGGCGAGGGGGATCGTAAAAGCAAAACCTTCACGCGGCGCAGCGTGCTGGCCATGGCGGGCTGCGGCGTTGCCGGCCTCGTGGTCGGCGGCGTGCTGGCCTCGTGGGGCGTGACGTCGAAGTCCATCGCCTCCGGGCGCATCGAGATCCGCACGACGCCCACGAAGATGATCGTGACCGACCGCGCCCGCTGCTCGGGCTGCCAGCGCTGCGAGATGGCGTGCACGCTGAAGAACGACGGCCGCGTCTGCCAGCACATCGCGCGCGTTCGCGTGTGGCCCAACTACAACTTCGGCACGAACGTGGGCAGCACCGACGGTGCCTACGGCAACTGCGAGTTCACCGTGGAGCACTGCAAGCAGTGCGAGGATCCCGCGTGCATGAACTACTGCCCCGTGCATGCCATTTACGCCGACGAGAAGTCCGGTGCGCGCAAGGTGGACGCCGACCGCTGCATCGGCTGCGGCATGTGCAGCCAGGCGTGCCCGTGGAACATGCCGGTAGTGGATTCCGAGACGGGCGTGTCCACGAAGTGCATCTCGTGCGGCCGCTGCGCCGAGCAGTGCCCGAACGGCGCCATCAAGTTCATCGACTGGGAGGATATCGCGCAGAAGGTCATCGACCAGGGCGTCGTGAGGACGACGACCCTCGTGCAGGCGTGA
- a CDS encoding molecular chaperone TorD family protein, with the protein MMEDEAVFSVLAQCFGPVDEGSWSQLVGSSLWSDFLDGARRVMQADELGVQAAPLARARKRCPLQEFLSSGEVNALFAPPTYDEKQAFAARHFTGGLPESAVPVESLYRTWSAGAAPAPFSQQQGLYLGDSAHYLRELVERLGMEVPPAFSACPDHLALELDLVAVMLRSGMREEARQFLAERFAWLTAYRMRLLALEDEARFYIGLVDVILAIRAQQTTADAVVA; encoded by the coding sequence ATGATGGAAGACGAGGCCGTGTTCTCGGTGCTTGCCCAGTGCTTTGGCCCCGTGGACGAGGGCTCTTGGAGCCAGCTGGTGGGTAGCTCGCTGTGGTCGGACTTCCTCGACGGTGCCCGCCGCGTCATGCAGGCAGACGAGCTGGGCGTGCAGGCAGCCCCCCTCGCACGGGCGCGCAAGCGCTGCCCGCTGCAGGAGTTCCTGTCGTCGGGCGAGGTGAACGCGCTGTTCGCGCCGCCGACATACGACGAGAAGCAGGCCTTCGCCGCCCGCCACTTCACGGGAGGGCTCCCCGAGTCCGCCGTGCCGGTGGAGTCGCTCTACCGCACGTGGTCTGCAGGGGCCGCGCCCGCTCCGTTCTCGCAGCAACAGGGGCTGTACCTGGGAGATTCGGCGCACTACCTGCGCGAGCTGGTCGAGCGGCTGGGCATGGAGGTGCCGCCGGCGTTCTCGGCGTGCCCCGACCACCTGGCGCTCGAGCTCGATCTCGTGGCCGTGATGCTGCGGTCCGGCATGCGGGAGGAGGCCCGGCAGTTCCTCGCGGAGCGCTTCGCCTGGCTCACCGCGTACCGCATGCGGCTCTTGGCCCTGGAGGACGAGGCCCGCTTCTACATCGGGCTCGTCGACGTGATCCTGGCCATTCGCGCGCAGCAGACGACCGCCGATGCGGTGGTCGCATGA
- a CDS encoding molybdopterin-dependent oxidoreductase translates to MSENAITRRSFLAGSAGAVALTAAAGYMGFDAWEQAHADDASGGGETKTVHTLCNACSSKCGYTAYVVNGRLTKLIGDADHPYSKGKLCARGYGYSQIAYSEDRLTDPLKKNEQGKFEAISWDQAYSEIAEKVRAIIDADGPQALAMVQDPRPSGKYYTKRFMNALGSANVYTHGAACNLSKESGMTQAIGTGSYSSDVANSKMTMFIGRSYADAIRPSSVVALQKAHEKGAHIVLVDPRCNNSRVFADEWVPINPGTDLALVLAMSNVLVTRGRYDKEFVAANTVGFDEWAKELAEYPPEWAEGVTGIPADTIARLAMEFAEAAPAASIEPSWRGAFGCSYENSGETARAICLFNTLLGCWNQKGGALFTPSVSAGKLADERFADPKKPEGKQVGAAEYPLALSSMGTNLAAAQAAEDGTVKGMFFYNSNMAAGYSNTAKLAELLGKLDLMVVVDVQMSETAMLADYVLPDTSYLERLELPEFIGGKVPAVALRDQVIDVVHPNTKPVDRIFSELAEACGVGEYFRFGVDELADAQLQTVGLSLDALKQTGTAHFPEKEFAYGTAPKFKTPTEKVQFTSEACEKAGLSAAPVWVEPAVMPMGDELRLIGGKQAIHSHTQTANIEDLMQITKDYDLTRVWINADVAKRLGIEDGDEVEVSNPQHTGRVRAKVTQRMNPTALYMPSHYGCSSPDQHTAYEVGLRQMDFVPFHLEPAYGGACTQEAVVTVKKVGA, encoded by the coding sequence ATGTCAGAAAACGCTATAACCAGGCGAAGCTTCCTGGCTGGCAGCGCTGGGGCGGTTGCGCTCACGGCGGCAGCCGGCTATATGGGCTTCGACGCTTGGGAGCAGGCGCATGCTGATGACGCATCGGGAGGCGGCGAGACCAAGACCGTCCACACGCTGTGCAACGCCTGCTCGAGCAAATGCGGCTACACGGCCTACGTGGTCAACGGCCGCTTGACGAAGCTCATCGGCGATGCCGACCACCCCTACTCCAAGGGCAAGCTCTGCGCCCGCGGCTACGGCTACTCGCAGATCGCCTACTCGGAGGATCGCCTCACCGACCCGCTGAAGAAGAACGAGCAGGGCAAGTTCGAGGCCATCTCGTGGGACCAGGCGTACAGCGAGATTGCCGAGAAGGTGCGCGCCATTATCGACGCCGACGGCCCGCAGGCACTGGCCATGGTGCAGGACCCGCGCCCCAGCGGCAAGTACTACACGAAGCGCTTCATGAACGCGCTGGGGTCGGCGAACGTGTACACGCACGGCGCCGCCTGCAACCTGTCCAAGGAAAGCGGCATGACTCAGGCCATCGGCACGGGCAGCTACTCGTCCGACGTGGCGAACTCCAAGATGACCATGTTCATCGGCCGCAGCTACGCTGACGCCATCCGCCCCAGCTCCGTGGTCGCGCTGCAGAAGGCGCACGAGAAGGGCGCGCACATAGTGCTGGTGGACCCGCGCTGCAACAACAGCCGCGTGTTCGCCGACGAATGGGTGCCCATCAACCCGGGCACCGACCTCGCGCTCGTGCTGGCCATGAGCAACGTGCTGGTGACGCGCGGCCGCTACGACAAGGAGTTCGTGGCCGCGAACACCGTCGGCTTCGACGAGTGGGCAAAGGAGCTCGCGGAGTACCCGCCCGAATGGGCCGAGGGCGTCACGGGCATCCCGGCCGACACCATCGCGCGCCTGGCCATGGAGTTCGCCGAGGCGGCCCCCGCGGCCTCCATCGAGCCCAGCTGGCGCGGTGCGTTCGGCTGCTCGTACGAGAACTCGGGCGAGACGGCGCGCGCCATCTGCCTGTTCAACACGCTCTTGGGTTGCTGGAACCAGAAGGGCGGCGCCCTGTTCACGCCCAGCGTGTCGGCCGGCAAGCTGGCCGACGAGCGCTTCGCCGACCCGAAGAAGCCCGAGGGCAAGCAGGTGGGCGCGGCCGAGTACCCGCTCGCGCTGTCGAGCATGGGCACGAACCTCGCCGCCGCCCAGGCCGCCGAGGACGGTACCGTGAAGGGCATGTTCTTCTACAACTCGAACATGGCCGCCGGCTACTCGAACACGGCGAAGCTCGCCGAGCTCTTGGGCAAGCTGGACCTCATGGTGGTCGTGGACGTGCAGATGTCCGAGACGGCGATGCTCGCCGACTACGTGCTGCCCGACACGAGCTACCTGGAGCGCCTGGAGCTGCCCGAGTTCATCGGCGGCAAGGTGCCGGCCGTGGCGCTGCGCGACCAGGTGATCGACGTGGTGCACCCGAACACGAAGCCGGTCGACCGGATATTCTCCGAGCTGGCCGAGGCGTGCGGCGTGGGCGAGTACTTCCGCTTCGGCGTGGACGAGCTGGCCGACGCGCAGCTGCAGACGGTGGGCCTTTCGCTCGATGCGCTCAAGCAGACGGGCACGGCGCACTTCCCCGAGAAGGAATTCGCCTACGGCACGGCGCCGAAGTTCAAGACGCCTACCGAGAAGGTGCAGTTCACAAGCGAAGCGTGCGAGAAGGCGGGGTTGTCGGCCGCACCCGTGTGGGTGGAGCCGGCCGTCATGCCCATGGGCGACGAGCTGCGCCTCATCGGCGGCAAGCAGGCCATCCACAGCCACACGCAGACCGCGAACATCGAAGACCTCATGCAGATCACGAAGGATTACGACCTGACCCGCGTCTGGATAAACGCCGACGTGGCCAAGCGCCTGGGCATCGAGGACGGCGACGAGGTGGAGGTGTCGAACCCCCAGCACACGGGCCGCGTCCGCGCGAAGGTGACGCAGCGCATGAACCCCACGGCGCTGTACATGCCCAGCCACTACGGCTGCTCGTCGCCCGACCAGCACACCGCCTACGAGGTGGGCCTGCGCCAGATGGACTTCGTGCCGTTCCATTTGGAGCCGGCTTACGGGGGCGCGTGCACGCAGGAGGCGGTCGTGACCGTTAAGAAGGTAGGTGCGTAA
- a CDS encoding 4Fe-4S dicluster domain-containing protein — MARYGMLINTKKCIGCYACRVACQRQNDLLPTQDFIRYEEHETGTYPNVAIETVPLQCMHCEDAPCVAVCPTGAAFIGADGIVGVDEGRCIGCKYCMAACPYQVRVHNEKTGTVDKCRFCTVSAETSGTKMCSCVEACLTNARIFGDLDDPESDISKEIAATNAQPIAGDLTKSKVFYVR; from the coding sequence ATGGCCCGTTACGGAATGCTCATCAACACCAAGAAATGCATCGGCTGCTACGCGTGCCGCGTGGCCTGCCAGCGCCAGAACGACCTGCTGCCCACGCAGGACTTCATCCGCTACGAGGAGCACGAGACGGGCACGTATCCCAACGTGGCCATCGAGACGGTGCCGCTGCAGTGCATGCACTGCGAGGACGCCCCCTGCGTGGCCGTGTGCCCCACGGGCGCGGCCTTCATCGGTGCCGATGGCATCGTGGGAGTGGACGAGGGGCGCTGCATCGGCTGCAAGTACTGCATGGCCGCCTGCCCCTACCAGGTTCGCGTGCACAACGAGAAGACGGGCACGGTTGACAAGTGCCGCTTCTGCACGGTGTCGGCCGAGACGAGCGGCACGAAGATGTGCTCGTGCGTGGAGGCGTGCCTGACGAACGCCCGCATCTTCGGCGACCTGGACGATCCCGAAAGCGATATCTCGAAGGAGATCGCCGCGACGAACGCCCAGCCCATAGCGGGCGACCTGACCAAATCCAAAGTATTCTACGTGAGGTGA
- the nrfD gene encoding NrfD/PsrC family molybdoenzyme membrane anchor subunit, translated as MSFEPIWGAIIAWYLFLAGLGGGAFITSAFLGWRHPEAVSMRKVGHLIAPIAVIIGLVLLMFDAEGGLHNPLRFALLLTNFGSVMTWGVVFLGGFTVVALVVVVLDFLKKSVPVWLDIVGVVFAVCVAVYTGALLGVCKTFPLWNNALLPILFLVSAVSAGAASVLLVAVIRHADEFNRVGVLKKFHFCLPIIELVLVASLMFITSFNSVAGWNSVMSLLVGQYAPLFWIGLVLIGLVLPTALETWLLFFSPKEFEESRKAHWISFGSDAGVLVGGFLLRFLVVMAALPVTITVPML; from the coding sequence ATGTCTTTTGAACCTATCTGGGGCGCCATCATCGCATGGTACCTGTTCCTCGCCGGTCTGGGCGGTGGCGCGTTCATCACCTCCGCCTTCCTGGGTTGGCGCCATCCCGAGGCCGTGTCGATGCGCAAGGTGGGGCACCTCATCGCCCCCATCGCGGTCATCATCGGCCTGGTGCTGCTCATGTTCGATGCCGAGGGAGGCCTGCACAACCCGCTGCGCTTCGCGCTGCTGCTGACGAACTTCGGCTCCGTGATGACGTGGGGCGTCGTGTTCCTGGGCGGCTTCACCGTGGTGGCCCTGGTCGTGGTGGTGCTGGACTTCCTTAAGAAGTCGGTGCCGGTGTGGCTGGACATCGTGGGCGTGGTGTTCGCGGTGTGCGTGGCCGTGTACACCGGCGCGCTCTTGGGCGTGTGCAAGACGTTCCCGCTGTGGAACAACGCGCTGCTGCCCATCCTGTTTTTGGTGTCGGCCGTCTCGGCCGGTGCTGCCAGCGTGCTGCTGGTGGCCGTTATCCGCCATGCGGACGAGTTCAACCGCGTGGGCGTGCTGAAGAAGTTCCACTTCTGCCTGCCCATCATCGAGCTGGTGCTGGTGGCCTCGCTCATGTTCATTACCAGCTTCAACTCCGTTGCGGGTTGGAACTCGGTCATGAGCTTGCTGGTGGGCCAGTACGCGCCGCTGTTCTGGATCGGCCTGGTGCTTATCGGCCTCGTGCTGCCCACGGCGCTGGAGACATGGCTTTTGTTCTTCAGCCCGAAGGAGTTCGAGGAGAGCCGCAAGGCCCACTGGATCAGCTTCGGCTCCGATGCCGGCGTGCTGGTGGGCGGCTTCCTGCTGCGCTTCCTGGTGGTCATGGCGGCCCTGCCGGTGACGATCACGGTGCCCATGCTGTAG
- a CDS encoding polyphosphate polymerase domain-containing protein, with protein sequence MRNISRKEKKFLVDLTSAKKLEGLLSQVMPGDPHNGSRGYPVRSLYFDTLHDRDFAEKLFGTDPRRKVRLRVYDPAADFALLELKQKQGENQRKRSLPLTQAEARRLIDGDFDVLLGREEPFAAEMHALMSINGYRPKAVVEYDRTAFIAKENKTRVTFDRSIRATELNYDLFDPKLPLYPVFDPFNVVLEVKFDGFLLSYVRSVLNMADKSELSVSKYCLARGARMAYQF encoded by the coding sequence ATGAGAAACATTAGCCGAAAAGAGAAGAAGTTCCTCGTCGACCTGACGAGTGCGAAGAAGCTCGAAGGGCTGCTCTCGCAAGTGATGCCCGGCGATCCGCACAATGGCTCACGCGGCTACCCGGTACGGTCGCTCTACTTCGACACGCTGCACGACCGCGACTTCGCAGAGAAGCTGTTCGGCACCGATCCGCGCCGCAAGGTGCGGCTGCGCGTGTACGACCCAGCGGCGGACTTCGCGCTGCTGGAGCTCAAGCAGAAGCAGGGAGAGAACCAGCGGAAGCGCTCGCTGCCCTTGACGCAGGCCGAGGCGCGCCGCCTCATCGACGGCGATTTCGACGTGCTGCTCGGTCGCGAGGAGCCCTTCGCCGCGGAGATGCACGCGCTCATGAGCATCAACGGCTATCGGCCGAAGGCCGTCGTCGAGTACGACCGCACGGCCTTCATCGCGAAGGAGAACAAGACGCGCGTGACGTTCGACCGGTCGATCCGCGCGACCGAGCTGAACTACGACCTGTTCGACCCGAAGCTGCCCCTGTATCCGGTGTTCGACCCGTTCAACGTGGTGCTGGAAGTGAAGTTCGACGGTTTTCTGCTCAGCTACGTCCGGTCGGTGCTGAATATGGCGGACAAGAGCGAGCTGTCGGTGAGCAAGTACTGCCTGGCGCGCGGCGCGCGCATGGCGTACCAGTTCTAA
- a CDS encoding DUF4956 domain-containing protein, whose protein sequence is MKEQLYQLFQGTTGAPTVEDLLLRVGVSVVIGLAIFVSYWISHAGTIYSQKFNINLITLTILTATVMTVIGNNIALSLGMVGALSIVRFRTAIKDPRDTTYIFWAIICGICCGVGMFLAAAIGSVAVFVVLLILGRVRNDVRTLLIVRAARTQELPIEGKVYEYFGGRAVQRVKNTTETDVEFMFELSRGMLDRAQKKAERPITDELYALGGIDYVNIVAQNDEIGS, encoded by the coding sequence GTGAAAGAGCAACTGTACCAGCTGTTCCAGGGCACCACGGGCGCGCCCACGGTGGAGGACCTCCTGCTGCGCGTGGGCGTGTCGGTGGTCATCGGCCTGGCCATCTTCGTGTCGTACTGGATCTCGCATGCGGGCACCATCTACTCGCAGAAGTTCAACATCAACCTCATCACGCTCACCATCCTCACGGCCACGGTGATGACGGTCATCGGCAACAACATCGCGCTGTCGCTCGGCATGGTGGGCGCGCTGTCCATCGTGCGCTTCCGCACGGCCATCAAGGACCCGCGCGACACCACCTACATCTTCTGGGCCATCATCTGCGGCATCTGCTGCGGTGTGGGCATGTTCCTGGCGGCGGCCATCGGCAGCGTGGCCGTGTTCGTGGTGCTGCTCATCCTGGGGCGCGTGCGCAACGACGTGCGGACGCTTTTGATAGTGCGCGCCGCGCGCACGCAGGAGCTGCCCATCGAGGGCAAGGTGTACGAGTATTTCGGCGGCCGCGCCGTGCAGCGCGTGAAGAACACCACGGAAACCGACGTCGAGTTCATGTTCGAGCTGTCCCGCGGCATGCTCGACCGCGCGCAGAAGAAGGCCGAGCGCCCTATCACCGACGAGCTGTACGCCCTCGGTGGCATCGATTACGTGAACATCGTGGCGCAAAACGACGAGATAGGCAGCTAG
- a CDS encoding CotH kinase family protein produces the protein MEALRGRKYQLIAVAAIAAVVAAGVVGTLADANKLLPERYHQHEKAQQLADLPEADRAAASGTNTDAATFASHLPVVSIDTGGQEIPGELVRDENGKTIEGGDGRAVVTAAPSGEPSITASLVAFDAESQDAVRANRLSDEPEIESSCLLRIRGNSSRAFDKKNYQITFVKSDGTDNDQEFLGMAKSETWTLHGPSLDKTLMRNYLAYGIAGEFMNDYVPDVRYCELFIDGEYQGLYLATETVKVEDGRLDLNPADPKSPTTSYVLGIDLTGSGPLTISDFLRYTLRLSKYMNIEYPNATTLTDEQKAWIEQDVSSFEKALFSYDYDTRDYGYVNYIDVDSFVDSFVWNEFVINDDFAAYSTYLYKDVRGKLTLGPPWDFNNVFDNYRLATPTDKFYLVDRAWYFMLFKDEAFTERVISRYRELRAGALSEEHLNAYIDETTEYLGPVVERNFKVWGYLLDAENVSHAQKVEPDERNPRSFDEAIDQLKSFVTERGAWLDGSIEHLRQYSHESAVKKFNH, from the coding sequence ATGGAGGCATTGCGAGGCAGGAAATACCAGCTCATAGCCGTGGCGGCCATCGCGGCCGTCGTGGCTGCGGGCGTCGTGGGCACGCTGGCGGACGCGAACAAGCTGCTGCCGGAGCGGTACCATCAGCATGAAAAAGCCCAGCAGCTGGCCGACCTGCCAGAGGCCGACCGCGCGGCGGCGTCCGGCACCAACACCGATGCGGCCACCTTCGCCTCGCACCTGCCGGTCGTGAGCATCGACACCGGCGGGCAGGAGATACCGGGCGAGCTCGTCCGCGACGAGAACGGCAAGACCATCGAAGGCGGAGACGGCCGGGCCGTCGTCACTGCTGCGCCTTCCGGCGAGCCGTCCATCACCGCCAGCCTGGTCGCCTTCGACGCCGAGAGCCAGGACGCGGTGCGCGCGAACCGGCTCTCCGACGAGCCTGAGATTGAAAGCTCGTGCCTGCTGCGCATCCGCGGCAACTCATCGCGCGCTTTCGACAAGAAGAACTACCAGATCACGTTCGTGAAAAGCGACGGAACCGACAACGACCAAGAGTTCTTGGGCATGGCGAAGAGCGAGACGTGGACGCTGCACGGTCCCTCGCTCGACAAGACCCTCATGCGAAACTACCTGGCGTACGGCATCGCTGGCGAGTTCATGAACGACTACGTGCCCGACGTGCGCTATTGCGAGCTGTTCATCGACGGCGAGTACCAGGGACTCTATCTGGCAACCGAGACGGTGAAGGTGGAGGACGGCCGGCTCGACCTCAACCCCGCCGATCCGAAAAGCCCCACGACCAGCTACGTGCTCGGCATAGATCTGACGGGCTCCGGTCCGCTGACCATCTCGGATTTCCTCCGCTACACGCTGCGCCTGAGCAAGTACATGAACATCGAGTATCCGAACGCGACCACGCTCACCGATGAGCAGAAGGCGTGGATCGAGCAGGATGTGAGCTCGTTCGAGAAGGCTTTGTTCTCGTACGACTACGACACCCGCGACTACGGATACGTCAACTACATCGACGTCGACAGCTTCGTTGATTCTTTCGTGTGGAACGAGTTCGTCATCAACGACGATTTCGCCGCTTACTCGACGTATCTGTACAAGGACGTTCGGGGCAAGCTCACGCTGGGGCCTCCTTGGGACTTCAACAACGTGTTCGACAATTATCGACTGGCCACGCCTACTGACAAGTTCTACCTGGTCGATCGTGCGTGGTACTTCATGCTATTCAAAGACGAGGCGTTCACCGAGCGCGTGATCAGCCGCTATAGGGAGCTTCGGGCGGGCGCGTTGAGCGAGGAGCACCTCAACGCCTACATCGACGAGACGACGGAGTACCTGGGCCCGGTCGTGGAGCGCAACTTCAAGGTGTGGGGCTATCTGCTCGACGCTGAAAATGTTTCCCATGCGCAGAAGGTTGAGCCTGACGAGCGGAACCCGCGCTCGTTCGACGAGGCCATCGATCAGTTGAAGTCGTTCGTGACGGAGCGCGGTGCGTGGCTCGACGGTTCCATCGAGCATCTGCGCCAATACTCTCATGAGTCGGCCGTCAAGAAGTTCAACCATTAG
- a CDS encoding HEAT repeat domain-containing protein: protein MKIEWLIAFYLFISVMMIAFNFGYLAYEKLHAKRFDARTKRLAELLGDEIERNAAFPTEEHKRTLERAMRRMAGMESFDLTMGHLLEQDPAKSERYLHGIATVFDHLTYHFAKKDDLHRAYFAYIVKRWYRERPAGNTVEQALLRYVREGSFYARQNALEALSQVGSARALAEAIATLERDGEFHSPKLITEAALAFAGEATELEAELKERVGRFSPHTVAALVNYLRMAGLGDPDVILALMRDEREDLEVRLACIRYFMRRHWPAAEADLLKLASDNDPARWEYRAIAATALSNYPGMEAVEALKGCLSSPSWFVRNNAAKTLYDYGLALDDLADVMNGPDAYARDMLAYHWELKRVEEEERKRKEALPV from the coding sequence GTGAAGATCGAGTGGCTCATAGCGTTCTACCTGTTCATCAGCGTGATGATGATCGCGTTCAACTTCGGGTACCTGGCCTACGAGAAGCTGCACGCGAAGCGCTTCGACGCGCGGACGAAGCGGCTCGCGGAACTGCTGGGCGACGAGATCGAGCGCAACGCCGCGTTTCCCACCGAGGAGCACAAGCGCACGCTCGAGCGCGCGATGCGCCGGATGGCCGGCATGGAGTCGTTCGACCTGACCATGGGCCATCTGCTGGAGCAGGACCCCGCCAAGAGCGAGCGCTACCTGCACGGCATCGCCACGGTGTTCGACCACCTCACCTACCACTTCGCGAAGAAGGACGACCTGCACCGCGCCTACTTCGCCTACATCGTGAAGCGCTGGTACCGCGAACGGCCGGCCGGCAACACCGTTGAGCAGGCGCTCCTGCGCTACGTGCGCGAGGGCTCGTTCTACGCTCGGCAGAACGCGCTCGAAGCGCTTTCGCAGGTGGGAAGCGCCCGCGCGCTGGCCGAGGCTATCGCCACGCTCGAGCGCGACGGGGAGTTCCACAGCCCCAAGCTCATCACGGAGGCCGCGCTCGCGTTCGCGGGCGAGGCGACGGAGCTGGAGGCCGAGCTCAAGGAGCGCGTCGGGCGCTTCAGCCCCCACACCGTCGCGGCCCTCGTCAACTACCTGCGCATGGCGGGTCTGGGCGATCCCGACGTCATCCTCGCCCTCATGCGCGACGAGCGGGAGGACCTCGAAGTGCGCCTCGCGTGCATCCGCTACTTCATGCGCCGGCACTGGCCGGCCGCCGAGGCCGACCTGCTCAAACTCGCCTCCGACAACGATCCGGCGCGCTGGGAGTACCGGGCCATCGCGGCCACGGCGTTGTCGAATTATCCCGGCATGGAGGCCGTCGAGGCGCTGAAGGGGTGCCTCTCGAGCCCCTCGTGGTTCGTGCGCAACAACGCGGCGAAGACCCTGTACGACTACGGCCTCGCGCTCGACGACCTCGCCGACGTCATGAACGGCCCCGACGCCTACGCGCGCGACATGCTCGCCTACCACTGGGAGCTCAAGCGCGTGGAGGAAGAGGAGCGCAAGCGGAAGGAGGCGCTTCCGGTATGA
- a CDS encoding glycosyltransferase family 2 protein translates to MIATTVTAAAIVQGFLYFVGVFFVLYLIGYSTFLFLSVTVGSSILHRRKREAHYKSTLEVDCYVPITIVVPAYNESVTVESSLRSLLNLDYTLYEVIVVDDGSTDDTAQTVIDAFDLHPIDRPVRRQVPCAPERGVWYGRVGRIPVTLISKENGGKSDALNMGINASQYPYFICIDADSVLQYDSLREIAAPLVEHENVVAVGGLVRISNGISIKDGRLTNYSLPKKIIPAMQVLEYDRSFLSARILFDQFNGNLIISGAFGLFRKDLAIACGGYDLDTVGEDMELVTKLHVFCRTNGRDYLIKYAPDAICWSQAPETLRDLVKQRRRWHTGLFETMTKHWRMFANLRFGLVSFFSYTYFLIYELLSPAIELFGLATVAVAVAFNFINIPFMIMFFGIYAVFGAVMSLTAFFSRVQTRDLKLSPRDVAKALLLSLFEVTVLRFVLATTRMFALLGYRRNRGRWGSIKRQKIDVEN, encoded by the coding sequence ATGATCGCCACCACCGTGACAGCCGCGGCGATCGTGCAGGGCTTCCTGTACTTCGTCGGCGTGTTCTTCGTGCTGTACCTCATCGGGTACTCGACGTTTCTGTTCCTGTCGGTGACGGTGGGCTCGTCCATCCTGCACCGGCGCAAGCGCGAGGCCCACTACAAGAGCACGCTCGAGGTGGACTGCTACGTGCCCATCACCATCGTCGTGCCCGCCTACAACGAGAGCGTGACGGTGGAAAGCTCCCTGCGCTCGCTGCTCAACCTGGACTACACGCTCTACGAGGTGATCGTCGTGGACGACGGCTCCACCGACGATACCGCGCAGACGGTCATCGACGCGTTCGACCTGCACCCCATCGACCGGCCCGTCCGCCGGCAGGTGCCCTGCGCGCCCGAGCGCGGCGTGTGGTACGGGCGCGTGGGGCGCATTCCGGTCACGCTCATCTCCAAGGAGAACGGCGGCAAGTCCGATGCGCTCAACATGGGCATCAATGCCTCGCAGTACCCCTACTTCATCTGCATCGACGCCGACTCCGTGCTGCAGTACGACTCGTTGCGCGAGATAGCCGCGCCGCTCGTGGAGCACGAGAACGTGGTGGCCGTGGGCGGGCTCGTGCGCATCTCCAACGGCATCAGCATCAAGGACGGCCGCCTGACCAACTACTCGCTGCCGAAGAAGATCATCCCCGCCATGCAGGTGCTGGAGTACGATCGTTCCTTCCTGTCGGCGCGCATCCTGTTCGACCAGTTCAACGGCAACCTGATCATCTCGGGAGCGTTCGGGCTGTTCCGCAAGGACCTGGCCATCGCGTGCGGCGGCTACGACCTGGACACGGTGGGCGAGGATATGGAGCTGGTCACGAAGCTGCACGTGTTCTGCCGCACCAACGGCAGGGACTACCTGATAAAGTACGCGCCCGACGCCATCTGCTGGAGTCAGGCGCCCGAGACCCTGCGCGACCTGGTGAAGCAGAGGCGTCGCTGGCACACCGGCCTGTTCGAGACCATGACGAAGCACTGGCGCATGTTCGCCAACCTGCGGTTCGGTCTGGTGAGCTTCTTCTCGTACACGTACTTTTTGATCTACGAGCTGCTCTCTCCCGCCATCGAGCTGTTCGGCCTGGCCACGGTGGCGGTGGCTGTGGCGTTCAACTTCATCAACATCCCGTTCATGATCATGTTCTTCGGCATCTACGCCGTGTTCGGGGCCGTGATGTCGCTCACGGCGTTCTTCTCGCGCGTGCAGACCCGCGACCTCAAGCTCTCCCCGCGCGACGTGGCGAAGGCGCTGCTGCTGTCGCTCTTCGAGGTGACGGTGCTCCGCTTCGTCCTGGCCACCACCCGCATGTTCGCGCTGCTGGGCTATCGCCGCAACCGCGGCCGCTGGGGCAGCATCAAGCGACAGAAGATCGACGTCGAGAACTGA